The following proteins come from a genomic window of Geomonas sp. RF6:
- the lptE gene encoding LPS assembly lipoprotein LptE: MRKLLSAIAVVCALSGCGYHPVTNVGALSEGNGVNVLIFANTTYRGGMEGVLGRAMVDELARRTGGRVVSAEQASTVLSGTILSYDSGAVSYSASDTIREYRSALRVEAVLRDAKTQKVLWKEQLTETQVYPVNPNIALQQNAEDAALERICRKLSEDVWHRLSERF, encoded by the coding sequence GCGAAAGTTGTTGTCAGCCATTGCCGTCGTCTGCGCCCTGTCGGGGTGCGGCTATCATCCCGTAACGAACGTCGGCGCGCTCTCCGAGGGGAACGGCGTCAACGTCCTCATCTTTGCCAACACCACCTACCGTGGCGGAATGGAAGGTGTACTCGGGCGCGCCATGGTGGATGAACTGGCCCGTCGTACAGGGGGGCGCGTCGTCTCCGCCGAGCAGGCATCCACCGTCCTTTCCGGCACCATCCTCTCCTACGACTCCGGCGCGGTCTCCTACTCCGCCTCCGACACGATCCGCGAATACCGCTCTGCCCTGAGGGTGGAAGCGGTACTGCGCGACGCGAAGACACAGAAGGTGCTCTGGAAGGAGCAGCTGACGGAGACCCAGGTCTATCCGGTGAATCCCAATATCGCCCTCCAGCAAAACGCGGAGGACGCTGCGCTGGAGAGGATCTGCCGCAAGCTCTCCGAAGACGTCTGGCATAGGCTTTCGGAGAGGTTCTAG